GGTCTCGCCCGGCTTCACCTTGCCCTCGGCGAGCGCCCTGGCATAGGCCGCGACCGTTGCCGCACCTTCCGGACACAGCAGCAGACCGTCTTCGGTGGCAACCTTGTCGCGGACGGCGAGGATCTCCTCATCGGGCAAGGCCACGGCGAAACCACCGGATTCGTTGACGGCGCGAATGATCAGGAAATCACCGACGGCGATCGGCACGCGGATGCCGGCAGCGACCGTGTGGGCGTCTTCCCACAGCGGCGCGTGTTCCTCGCCGGCCTCCCAGGCCCGCACAATGGGCGCGCAGCCTTCGGCCTGGACGGCGACCATGCGTGGCAGCGGCCCGTCTATCCAGCCCATCGCTTTGAGTTCGTGAAAGGCCTTCCACATGCCGATCAAGCCGGTGCCGCCACCGGTCGGATAGAAGATCACGTCGGGCAGCTTCCAGCCCATCTGCTCGGCTAGCTCCAGGCCCATGGTCTTCTTGCCTTCGATTCGATAGGGCTCCTTCAGAGTCGACACGTCGAACCAGCCGACCGCCTCCTTGCCCTCGCCGACAATCCGGCCGCAATCGTTGATCAGACCGTTGACCTTCCAGACTTCCGCGCCCTGCTGCTGGATCTCGCGAACGTTGATGTCTGGCGTGTCGGCGGGACAAAAGACCGTCGCGCGCTGCCCGGCGCGCCGGGCATAGGCGGCCAGGGCCGCGCCGGCATTGCCGTTGGTCGGGATCGCGATGTGCTCCAGACCGAACTCCTTCGCCATCGATACGGCGAGGCACAGTCCGCGCGCCTTGAACGACCCGGTCGGCAGGCGGCCCTCGTCCTTGACGATCGCCCTGCCCGGTTCGGCGCCCAAGCCAGGCGCCGAGCGATCCAGCGGGATCAGTGGCGTCATGACTTCACCCAGCGACACACGGTTTTCAGGCTTTGTGACAGGCAGAAACGGGGCGTAGCGCCAGAAACCCGGTGCATCGGATACCGCGATGTCGTCCTTCGAAACGGCCGCGGACAACGCTTCGAGATCGTAGCGAACCAATAGTGGTCGACCGACCTTGGAAAGGCCGTGGACTTGACCGGCCTCGTAGCGCTCGCCGGTCATCGAGCATTCCAGATGGGACACGAATGTCTGCGTCATGTCAGGTTGGCCATTTCCTCTGCAATGATCTCGACGATCAATCGGCAATCGTCCTCGTCGAAGGTCAAGGGCACCCGCATGTCGCACGTCTTCGACAACACCGCCAACGTCTTCGGCAAGGCCGGCTGGTCGCCCAGATAGTGCCAGCTGTCGTAGCGGCTGGTGAAGCCGCGGGGTTCGTCGTCGCCGAACCACTTGAGCTCGACGCCACGATCGAGGCAGCTGGCAACCAGCACCGGCACCTGATCGCGCGGCAGGCCCTCGGCGAAGAATTGGATCGAGCTGCCGACGTAGTGTTCGCGCTTGTCACGCTCCGGCAAATGCAGGCCAGGCACGTTGCGCAGGCCCGCCTCCAAAACCCGATAGCGTGCGTTCCAGCGGGTGACCTGATGGTCGAGATCGCCCAGCTGCGCGTTCAGTATCGCGGCGCGCAGGTTGTCCATGCGGCCGCTGAAATTGGCCGTCTCCAGCCGTACTTTCTGAAACACGTCCTCCGGCGGCCTCGCGCCGTGGCGCTCGTAGAGCATGTAGGAGCCGGAGTGGACAACGGCGCGGGCGGCGAGTTCCGGATCATTGGTTGTCAGTAAGCCGCCCTCACCTGCATTGATGTGCTTATAGGTTTGCGCACTGAAACAGGCGACCGCGCCAAAATTGCCGGAGCGCGTGCCGTCCCAAAGCGCGCCCATGGTGTGGGCGCAGTCTTCGATCATGATGATGCCGAATTGCTCACAGATGGCGACGATCGCCGCCATGTCGCCGATATGGCCGCGCATGTGGGAGAGCAACAGATAGCGAGCGCCGCTGGCCTCAGCCTTCGTCTTCAGGTCATCGAGGTCGATGTGGTAGTCGGCGTCGATGTCGACCAAGACCGGCACGCCACCGGCGGCGTGAATGGCGCCCGGCACCGGCGCCAGGGTGTAGGCATTGGCGAGCACCTTGTCGCCCGGCTTGAGACCCGC
This region of Pseudomonadota bacterium genomic DNA includes:
- a CDS encoding threonine synthase, whose translation is MTQTFVSHLECSMTGERYEAGQVHGLSKVGRPLLVRYDLEALSAAVSKDDIAVSDAPGFWRYAPFLPVTKPENRVSLGEVMTPLIPLDRSAPGLGAEPGRAIVKDEGRLPTGSFKARGLCLAVSMAKEFGLEHIAIPTNGNAGAALAAYARRAGQRATVFCPADTPDINVREIQQQGAEVWKVNGLINDCGRIVGEGKEAVGWFDVSTLKEPYRIEGKKTMGLELAEQMGWKLPDVIFYPTGGGTGLIGMWKAFHELKAMGWIDGPLPRMVAVQAEGCAPIVRAWEAGEEHAPLWEDAHTVAAGIRVPIAVGDFLIIRAVNESGGFAVALPDEEILAVRDKVATEDGLLLCPEGAATVAAYARALAEGKVKPGETAVLYNCATGLKYPMAPVERALDKDAAIDYARFAAS
- a CDS encoding aminotransferase class I/II-fold pyridoxal phosphate-dependent enzyme gives rise to the protein MSEAPPRRFTKSFTQQEPIPEAGITRAMEVLQSGRLHRYNTDPGEISEASKLETAYAAYQGADYCVACTSGGYALHIAMRSAGLKPGDKVLANAYTLAPVPGAIHAAGGVPVLVDIDADYHIDLDDLKTKAEASGARYLLLSHMRGHIGDMAAIVAICEQFGIIMIEDCAHTMGALWDGTRSGNFGAVACFSAQTYKHINAGEGGLLTTNDPELAARAVVHSGSYMLYERHGARPPEDVFQKVRLETANFSGRMDNLRAAILNAQLGDLDHQVTRWNARYRVLEAGLRNVPGLHLPERDKREHYVGSSIQFFAEGLPRDQVPVLVASCLDRGVELKWFGDDEPRGFTSRYDSWHYLGDQPALPKTLAVLSKTCDMRVPLTFDEDDCRLIVEIIAEEMANLT